Proteins from a single region of Cydia pomonella isolate Wapato2018A chromosome 13, ilCydPomo1, whole genome shotgun sequence:
- the LOC133524111 gene encoding zinc finger protein OZF-like produces the protein MESTSLDAIEEVYIKLEPCDDICVKELSAEGIDEVCVKPKPWQDIYVKDEPYDSVRVKEEYLSDENVKTEPSYSETRAVNDTETSELYTGYIVKDEIVLGPEIMEKPKQEKIQEEEQSRKPRNYKRGSFAQARKFSSARYMKVHTESQQSNKCRLCGYTSQQKQTLTLHKKNCTGHKPYKCSQCSFASVSTGSIKNHEVIHGEKKCDQCSYESARKSSYVRHINTHACVKAYICSQCGYAVESKHDLIIHKTIHMDRKYNCDYCGYATAKKSVLLIHLRTHTGEKPFDCNQCSYTTTNKSNLTLHIKMHAGQKLYKCGQCSFATVQKQSLQVHNKMKHSDAKPYKCDQCDFATAFEDSFASHKLMHSDKKLYKCSKCSYTSANIHNLRTHTMLHTGKKPFKCDKCSYASAGRTTLLDHMMTHAGEKRHK, from the exons ATGGAGTCGACATCGCTAGATGCAATAGAGGAAGTGTATATAAAACTCGAGCCCTGCGATGATATCTGTGTTAAAGAATTGTCAGCAGAAGGAATCGACGAAGTGTGTGTAAAACCTAAGCCTTGGCAGGATATCTATGTAAAAGATGAGCCTTATGACAGTGTGCGTGTAAAAGAAGAATACCTGTCGGATGAGAATGTTAAAACTGAACCGTCTTACTCAGAGACGCGTGCCGTGAACGATACGGAGACTTCAGAGTTGTATACTGGCTATATTGTAAAAGATGAAATAGTACTCGGCCCAGAGATAATGGAGAAGCCAAAGCAAG AGAAAATTCAAGAAGAGGAACAAAGTCGGAAACCCCGTAATTACAAACGTGGTAGTTTCGCACAAGCCAGAAAGTTCTCTTCAGCACGTTATATGAAGGTTCACACAGAGTCTCAACAGTCTAATAAATGCCGACTTTGTGGATATACTAGTCAACAAAAACAGACATTAACACTCCATAAAAAGAATTGCACTGGTCATAAGCCTTACAAATGTAGCCAATGTAGCTTTGCCAGTGTCTCTACGGGTAGTATCAAAAATCATGAAGTGATTCATGGTGAGAAAAAGTGCGATCAGTGTAGTTATGAGTCTGCAAGAAAGTCCTCATACGTACGTCATATAAACACACATGCTTGTGTGAAGGCCTACATTTGTAGCCAGTGTGGTTATGCTGTTGAATCTAAACATGATTTAATTATCCACAAAACTATTCACATGGATAGAAAGTACAATTGTGACTATTGCGGTTACGCGACTGCTAAAAAGTCAGTGTTATTAATTCATCTAAGGACACACACTGGTGAGAAGCCTTTCGATTGTAACCAATGTAGTTATACCACTACCAACAAATCAAATTTAACGCTTCATATTAAAATGCACGCCGGACAGAAACTTTACAAATGTGGTCAATGCAGTTTTGCTACTGTACAAAAACAAAGTTTGCAAGTTCATAACAAAATGAAACATTCTGATGCAAAGCCATACAAATGTGACCAATGTGATTTTGCTACTGCCTTCGAAGATAGTTTCGCATCACATAAATTGATGCATTCTGATAAAAAGCTATACAAATGCTCGAAATGTAGTTATACAAGTGCCAACATACATAATTTACGAACCCATACAATGTTACACACTGGTAAAAAGCCATTCAAATGTGACAAATGTAGTTATGCATCTGCAGGAAGGACTACCTTACTTGACCATATGATGACACACGCTGGTGAAAAGCGACACAAATGA
- the LOC133524105 gene encoding zinc finger protein 431-like: MESTSLDAMEEVCIKFEPCYDICVKESTAEGIDEVCVKPEPWQDICVKDEPFDSVRVKEEHPSDENVKTEPTCSEARAVNDMETSALYADHIVKDELVLGPEIMERPMQGKTQEKEQSGKPRNYKCGLCSFATARKFSLLRHMKVHTESHQSNKCGLCGYTSKKKQKLIFHKKNCTGNKPYKCSQCSFTSVSTGSLKIHEMVHGEKKYKCDQCSYGTYRKSSHVRHMNTHARVKAHICSQCGYAATSKHDLSIHKTIHMDKKFKCDYCGYATAKKSVLVRHVRTHTGEKPFNCEECSYTTTTKSNLMHHIKMHSRQKLYKCGQCSFATVHKRSLKCHKDKHSNVKPYKCGQCDYASVRKNNLKSHELTHTGKKPHKCGQCNFASAHRNSLREHEKIHTGDKPYKCSQCSYASIHKHKLRYHERVHTRVCSVEKSYKCDQCDFATVLKDSFTSHKWMHSGEKPYKCDQCSYASAHRHNLRTHTMLHTGKKPYKCDQCSYATVRKNMLRDHITTHTGEKRHKCDQCDYAAVHKSTLLSHKKKHKGEKAGKTEICPPTTSELLADQTCVNIEFVPVSFEAPPDCQDEIAMKIKKEELYTDEEDAILYATNFELSMKVFF; encoded by the exons ATGGAGTCGACATCGCTAGATGCAATGGAGGAAGTGTGTATAAAATTCGAGCCCTGCTATGATATCTGTGTAAAAGAATCAACAGCAGAAGGAATCGACGAAGTGTGTGTAAAACCTGAGCCTTGGCAGGACATCTGTGTAAAAGATGAGCCTTTTGACAGTGTGCGTGTAAAAGAAGAACACCCGTCGGATGAGAATGTTAAAACTGAACCGACTTGCTCAGAGGCGCGTGCCGTGAACGATATGGAGACTTCAGCGTTATATGCAGACCATATTGTAAAAGATGAGCTAGTGCTCGGCCCAGAGATAATGGAGAGGCCAATGCAAG GGAAAACTCAAGAAAAGGAGCAGAGTGGGAAACCCCGTAATTACAAATGCGGCCTTTGTAGTTTCGCAACGGCCAGAAAGTTTTCTTTACTACGTCATATGAAGGTTCACACAGAGTCTCACCAGTCTAATAAATGTGGGCTATGTGGATATACtagtaaaaagaaacaaaaattaatattcCACAAAAAGAATTGCACTGGTAATAAGCCTTACAAATGTAGCCAATGTAGCTTTACCAGTGTTTCTACAGGTAGTTTAAAAATTCATGAAATGGTTCATGGTGAGAAAAAGTACAAGTGTGACCAGTGTAGTTACGGGACTTACAGAAAGTCCTCACACGTACGTCATATGAACACACATGCTCGTGTGAAGGCTCACATATGTAGCCAGTGTGGTTATGCTGCTACCTCTAAACATGATTTAAGCATTCACAAAACTATTCACATggacaaaaaattcaaatgtgACTATTGTGGTTATGCAACTGCTAAAAAGTCAGTCTTAGTAAGACATGTAAGGACACACACCGGTGAGAAGCCTTTCAATTGTGAAGAATGTAGTTATACCACTACCACCAAATCAAATTTAATGCATCATATTAAAATGCATTCCAGACAGAAACTTTACAAATGTGGCCAATGCAGTTTTGCTACCGTACACAAACgaagtttaaaatgtcataaAGATAAACACTCTAATGTAAAGCCTTACAAATGTGGGCAATGTGATTACGCTTCTGTAcgcaaaaataatttaaagagCCATGAATTGACGCACACTGGTAAGAAGCCACACAAATGTGGCCAATGTAATTTTGCTAGTGCACATAGAAATAGTTTACGAGAACATGAAAAGATACACACTGGAGACAAGCCTTACAAATGTAGCCAATGTAGTTATGCTAGTATTCACAAACACAAATTACGATATCATGAAAGGGTACATACAAGGGTATGCAGCGTTGAAAAGTCATACAAATGTGACCAATGTGATTTTGCTACTGTCCTCAAAGATAGTTTCACATCCCATAAATGGATGCATTCTGGTGAAAAGCCCTACAAATGCGACCAATGTAGTTATGCAAGTGCCCACAGACATAATTTACGAACCCATACAATGTTACACACGGGTAAAAAGCCCTACAAATGTGACCAATGTAGTTATGCAACTGTACGAAAAAATATGTTGCGAGACCATATAACGACCCACACTGGTGAAAAGCGACACAAATGCGATCAATGTGATTATGCTGCTGTCCATAAAAGTACTTTACTGAGCCACAAAAAGAAGCACAAAGGAGAAAAAGCCGGTAAAACCGAAATCTGTCCTCCAACGACATCAGAACTACTTGCTGATCAAACTTGTGTGAATATTGAATTCGTACCCGTATCTTTTGAAGCGCCACCAG ATTGCCAGGACGAGAttgcaatgaaaataaaaaaggaaGAATTATATACAGACGAGGAAGACGCAATTTTATATGCTACGAACTTTGAATTAAGTatgaaagtgtttttttaa